From Pseudomonas asiatica, the proteins below share one genomic window:
- a CDS encoding AAA family ATPase: protein MKNSAVKSVSFSQYRAFKEPQSLSVKPLTILFGYNNSGKSSAIRLLSILAASFSQSRPETYAPSFLDYTAPCLRGAIFRNIAFANQSRMSFGIEWCDGDCFSFDIKQEGVDKEVLTSLTYKENSPSGLRESIFIQGLGADGRYVDANNAGRELYLDRFSIVKNLKSKKPLFPSISKKTFALSNSVHWLNAVRIYPPREFTINSSVPVGIRFDGGGTAEAIWDLASKKSKAFDWINEWLAETCGRKIVLDTLSQSVSNDRIVARLETVSVNESDVSSPIRVPILDSGEGIAQALPVVTLCALAATGDLGEYPIILLEQPELHLHPKAIVTLANFLVRCIRKNTNARFVIETHSESLLLAVQTVVASKELNLADVSAYWVSRAVEADGSTLKKVEFDEDAYILNNFPSEVFQEVYEQAKNLIKVRDGEGA, encoded by the coding sequence ATGAAGAATTCGGCGGTAAAAAGTGTCAGCTTTTCTCAGTACAGAGCCTTCAAAGAACCGCAAAGTCTGAGCGTAAAGCCGTTGACGATATTGTTCGGATACAATAACTCAGGTAAAAGTTCGGCAATCCGACTGCTATCGATATTAGCTGCTAGTTTTTCACAATCTCGACCTGAAACTTATGCTCCGAGCTTTCTTGATTACACGGCACCCTGCTTGAGGGGGGCTATTTTTAGGAATATAGCTTTTGCTAATCAAAGCCGAATGAGCTTTGGGATAGAATGGTGTGACGGTGATTGTTTTTCATTTGACATTAAACAAGAGGGTGTTGATAAAGAGGTATTAACTTCATTAACATATAAAGAGAATTCCCCCAGCGGATTGCGCGAGTCAATTTTTATTCAGGGCTTAGGCGCTGATGGGCGTTACGTTGATGCGAATAATGCCGGCCGAGAATTGTATCTAGACAGATTTTCAATTGTAAAAAATCTGAAGTCTAAGAAGCCTTTGTTCCCATCTATTAGTAAGAAGACATTTGCTTTATCAAATTCTGTTCATTGGCTAAATGCTGTGAGGATTTACCCTCCAAGGGAATTTACAATAAACTCGAGCGTCCCTGTCGGTATTAGATTTGACGGCGGAGGGACCGCTGAAGCAATCTGGGATTTGGCAAGCAAAAAAAGCAAGGCTTTTGATTGGATTAATGAGTGGCTCGCTGAAACTTGTGGTAGAAAAATAGTCTTGGACACTTTGTCTCAAAGCGTATCGAATGATCGAATTGTTGCACGCCTAGAGACTGTTTCCGTAAATGAGAGTGATGTTTCTTCTCCAATTAGAGTGCCTATACTTGATTCAGGAGAGGGTATAGCCCAAGCGCTGCCTGTTGTAACTTTATGTGCTCTTGCTGCTACAGGTGACTTAGGCGAGTACCCAATCATATTACTTGAGCAGCCTGAACTGCATTTGCATCCTAAGGCAATAGTTACTCTTGCTAACTTTTTGGTAAGATGTATTAGGAAAAACACAAATGCACGATTTGTCATCGAAACTCATTCGGAAAGCCTACTTCTTGCCGTTCAGACTGTTGTCGCCTCTAAAGAGTTAAATTTGGCAGACGTTAGTGCTTACTGGGTGTCCAGGGCTGTTGAGGCTGATGGCAGCACCTTGAAAAAGGTCGAGTTTGATGAGGATGCGTACATTCTTAACAATTTCCCAAGCGAAGTTTTTCAAGAAGTTTATGAGCAGGCGAAGAACTTAATAAAAGTAAGAGATGGAGAAGGAGCATAG